The following coding sequences are from one Eucalyptus grandis isolate ANBG69807.140 chromosome 11, ASM1654582v1, whole genome shotgun sequence window:
- the LOC104426867 gene encoding zinc finger HIT domain-containing protein 3, producing the protein MGPRQCRVCNEAQSKYKCPSCLVPYCSLACFKRHKEAPCIKPVSPDHSEAASGELHGYRPLNIDDPNDVVQQGQLESLASSSEIRDVLKDESLQKLISKIDGSGDPDSDLEKAMEVEAFHLFADKILSAIGP; encoded by the exons ATGGGTCCTCGACAATGCCGGGTCTGCAACGAAGCGCAGTCGAAATACAAGTGCCCTTCCTGTCTCGTCCCTTA CTGTTCGTTGGCCTGTTTCAAGAGACATAAAG AAGCTCCTTGCATCAAGCCAGTGTCTCCTGACCATAGTGAAG CTGCAAGTGGGGAATTGCATGGGTACAGACCTTTAAACATTGATGACCCAAATGACGTGGTGCAGCAGGGGCAACTAGAATCGTTAG cttcttcttctgaAATTCGCGATGTGCTCAAGGATGAAAGCCTTCAGAAACTTATTTCCAAAATCGATGGTTCAGGAGATCCAGATAGT GATCTTGAAAAGGCAATGGAAGTGGAGGCATTCCACCTATTTGCTGACAAG ATCTTGTCTGCAATTGGTCCGTAA
- the LOC104427991 gene encoding glycine-rich protein 5-like — protein MARTLCAVLVIALALAAIHAAAARNVPSGGTGLGDQKDFATYGGFAGTGSGIPVFGGFGGAGGMGGPGGGGGFGGGGGMGGGGGGGFGGGAGGGSGDLPLP, from the coding sequence atggcgaGGACGTTGTGTGCGGTGCTTGTCATTGCTCTTGCCCTGGCCGCGATCCACGCTGCGGCTGCCAGGAACGTGCCGAGCGGTGGCACCGGGCTTGGCGACCAGAAGGACTTCGCGACCTACGGCGGCTTCGCCGGCACCGGCAGCGGGATCCCGGTGTTTGGCGGCTTCGGAGGGGCCGGAGGGATGGGCGGGCCAGGCGGCGGGGGCGGCTTCGGCGGTGGGGGCGGGATGGGTGGCGGGGGCGGAGGTGGCTTTGGGGGCGGAGCCGGTGGAGGATCCGGCGATCTTCCTCTGCCTTGA